ATCGTTTCAGCCTCCATGAACAACGCATCCGATTCATCAAGCAGTGCCTCTTCTTGATTGTTTACTGCTTGATACACCTTTGTTAATGCTTCAAATTGTTTTTCAGAGGCGCTCACGTAAGTTTGGTGAATGTTCTTCAACTCCTCTGCTTCTGGCTCTATCAGCTTCAGTCCATTAACCACTTTCTCATAACGAGGAAGCACTTCTGATTCCATCGTTGAAACTAATGTACCTGCTTGTACATTCGGATCGCTTACAAGCTGATTGAACGTGTCAATGGCAACCTGTTCCTCCTGCTGGATTGCTACCAGATCTTCTTCTACGTATTGAACGAACTCCGTCTCAACATCTGCTCCTCCACCCTGGCCAAACGCAGCCATCGTAGCAGAAGACATCGAAGTCGTATCCATCCCCGCTGTGAGCGAAGAAAACGCCATCCCTACTCCCAATAACACACTCATCAACACATTCATACCCTTAAGCCCCTCCTAAGAATCACGTAGTCTACTCAAGTACTCTCTTCCCCATCTGCAAGCCTTTGAACCTATTTTTTCCATATTTTCGGGACAGGGGGACAGGCTCATCGTCCCACTCCTTTAGGTTGAGGGGGGGGACATTGTACCTGTCCCTCCGTCCCACGTTTCTATTAAATTCTTTGAGGGTACTAGCATTCGTAGACTATTGAAGGAGTGATGAGTAATGGCACGATTAGAAGGTAAGGTCGCAATTGTAACTGGTGCGGCAACAGGCATTGGACAGGCTACTGCAGAGCTATTTGCAAAGGAAGGAGCTGTAGTAATCTGTGCGGATGTGGATGAAGAGAAAGTCAACAAGACCGTTCAATCGATAAAGGACGAAGGGGGCACAGCGGAGGCTCAATACTTAGATGTATCTAGTGAAGAAGTTGTGAAGGAATTCGCTGAAGAAGTAAAGAAAAAGCATGGTGCTGTTGATGTGTTATTTAACAACGCGGGTGTCGATGAGGAAGGTGGCAAAGTACACGAATATCCAATGGAATTGTTCGACAAGATTCTTTCCGTTGACTTGAGAGGGACATTCATGACAAGCAAATACATCATCCCACTGATGCTCGAACACGGTGGTTCTATTATTAACGTATCGTCCATGTCCGGACGCGCTGCAGATTTAGACCGTTCTGGCTATAATGCAGCTAAAGGTGGAATCATTAACTTAACGAAAGCGATGGCCATTGACTATGGGCGTCAAGGAATTCGAGCAAACTCGATTGCACCGGGGACAATTGAGACGCCACTTGTGGATAAGCTTGCTGGTTCTAAAGAAGAAGACGAAGGACAACAATTTCGAGAAGCGCAGGAATGGGTAACCCCAATGGGGCGTCTTGGACAACCTAATGAAATGGCTAAAGTAGCTCTCTTCCTAGCATCAGATGACAGTTCCTTCGTGACTGGAGAAGATATTCTAGCTGACGGAGGCCTTCAAGCATATACCTGGCCAGGTAAAATGCTATTTGAAAAAGGCTGGAAGTAAGTAGGACAGGGGGACAGGTTCGCTGTCCCAGAATGGGACGAGGAACCTGTCCCCCCTGTATCTACGACACAAAGTAGATCACAATAGGCATAGTAATGATACTTAGTACAGTTGTGGCGAATGTGGAAGTTGTGACAGTTTGAGGGGCTGTCTGAAATTGGATAGCGTACATCGTCGTATTTGCAGCTGTTGGTGTAGCTGCCATAATGATCATAATTTGCTTTGTGAGTAGATCAACAGGCATTGGCATTACAATCAATGCGGCAAGTAGCGGTGCTGCTACTAATTTCAAGACGAGCGCAATGGAAACTTTCATCCGGTCCACTGTATCCACCTTTAGTGTAGCAAGTTGCATCCCTAGTGTAAGCATAATAATAGGAATCGCGGCACTAGCTACAAGCTCAATGCCTCCCTTTAATTCTCCTAGTGGCAAGTGAAGATAGTGAAATGCAATCCCTACAAGCGCTCCGTAAACCATCGGCATTTTACGCACCGCCCGTAACGCGGCACTGATTCCATCGCCGTCTTTCCCACCTTTGGCCGCATAGTACACCCCTAGCGTGCTCATGAGTAGTTGTTGAAGTACCATTAAGACAATCGCAGTTTCCATCCCAACAGAACCAAATAAAAACAGGATAAGCGGTGTTCCGTAGTTCCCGTTATTCGTGAAAGCTGACGATAGTACAAGACCGCAACGCTCTTCCTCCGTATAACGCCCAAACTTCGAAAGCACCGTCACGATGAGTATAATCGAGGCACATAACCCGAGCATGTAAATCAGAATAAATACATAAGAAAACGTGATTGTCTCTTCGTAAAAGGTTTGAAAGACAAGGACAGGAACGAGTATATATAAAGCCAACTTTGAGAAAGGAGACGGATCAAAGTGGAGCAACTTCTGGGCGATAAATCCAAGACCAAATACAAAGAAAATTGGAAGCAAAACCGTTACAAATGACATGTTCTCACTGTCTCCTTTACCATTCTTCTCATAAAAGAAGAGGGCTTTCAGCAAGCCCTCACCCATTTACAAATTAAATACAACAATCTTCTCTTCTGTCATTTCTTCAATGGCATAACGAGGTCCTTCCTTCCCATGCCCGCTTTTCTTCACCCCACCGTAAGGCATATGGTCTACACGGTATCCTGAAGTGTCGTTCACAATTAATCCGCCCACTTCAATCTCCTCCATTGCCTTCATGGCGAATGCTAAATTATTAGTGAATAGTCCAGCTTGCAAGCCATATTCCGAGTCGTTCACTTTAGCAATGACTTCCTCTTCTGTTTCATAAGGAGCGATGGCTACGACAGGACCAAAGACTTCCTGACGACAAACTTTCATGTCGTCATGCACATTTGTGAGAACTGTCGGATGGTAGAAGACACCTTCACGTTTGCCACCTGTCTCTACAGTCGCACCTTGTTCTACTGCTTCCTTCACCCATGCTTCTACACGTTCTGCCTCAGATTCTGCAATCATTGGCCCCATATTTGTAGATGGGTCTCTTGGATCTCCGAGTTTAATTTCCTTCGTGTACGCTTTCACCTTGTCAACAAATGAGCTGTATACATCCCGATGAACATAGACTCGTTGTACAGAGATGCACACCTGTCCTGCATTATTGAAACTTTTCTGCGCGACTTGCTTAGCAGCTTCCTCAACATCTGCATCATTGTGAACGATTGTGGCTGAATTGTTCCCAAGCTCCAGCGCGACCTTTCGAAGTCCAACCTGCTCCCGAATGAGTTGGCCGACTCGCGGGCTACCAGTAAAGGTGTACATGTCAATCTCTTCGTTCGCTGTTAGTAGCGGACCAACCACGTCGCCTTTGCCTGTTAACACGTTCAGGCGACCTTTAGGAAGACCAGCCTGTTCAAATAGTTCTGTGAGCAAGAGTGCGCAAAGCGGAGTTTTCTCATCAGGCTTCAACACCACACTATTTCCTGCTGCAATGGCTGGCCCAATCTTATGACAGACAAGATTCAATGGCACGTTGAAGGGTGTAATGGCCGCCACAACACCAACTGGATATCGCTTCGTAAAGGAGTGACGATTCTCAGAACCTGGTGCAGATTCAACCGGAA
This portion of the Pontibacillus halophilus JSM 076056 = DSM 19796 genome encodes:
- a CDS encoding SDR family oxidoreductase, whose protein sequence is MARLEGKVAIVTGAATGIGQATAELFAKEGAVVICADVDEEKVNKTVQSIKDEGGTAEAQYLDVSSEEVVKEFAEEVKKKHGAVDVLFNNAGVDEEGGKVHEYPMELFDKILSVDLRGTFMTSKYIIPLMLEHGGSIINVSSMSGRAADLDRSGYNAAKGGIINLTKAMAIDYGRQGIRANSIAPGTIETPLVDKLAGSKEEDEGQQFREAQEWVTPMGRLGQPNEMAKVALFLASDDSSFVTGEDILADGGLQAYTWPGKMLFEKGWK
- a CDS encoding AEC family transporter, whose amino-acid sequence is MSFVTVLLPIFFVFGLGFIAQKLLHFDPSPFSKLALYILVPVLVFQTFYEETITFSYVFILIYMLGLCASIILIVTVLSKFGRYTEEERCGLVLSSAFTNNGNYGTPLILFLFGSVGMETAIVLMVLQQLLMSTLGVYYAAKGGKDGDGISAALRAVRKMPMVYGALVGIAFHYLHLPLGELKGGIELVASAAIPIIMLTLGMQLATLKVDTVDRMKVSIALVLKLVAAPLLAALIVMPMPVDLLTKQIMIIMAATPTAANTTMYAIQFQTAPQTVTTSTFATTVLSIITMPIVIYFVS
- a CDS encoding aldehyde dehydrogenase family protein — translated: MNSVTETRFGLYVGGEWTATDETEKVYNKYTQSLVGETAVASEEHVIRAVGAGKEALRVPFSPYERYEVLSKVAKLLRERNEEFATTIADEVGKPIAEARGEVGRAALTLEISAEEAKRIHGEGIPVESAPGSENRHSFTKRYPVGVVAAITPFNVPLNLVCHKIGPAIAAGNSVVLKPDEKTPLCALLLTELFEQAGLPKGRLNVLTGKGDVVGPLLTANEEIDMYTFTGSPRVGQLIREQVGLRKVALELGNNSATIVHNDADVEEAAKQVAQKSFNNAGQVCISVQRVYVHRDVYSSFVDKVKAYTKEIKLGDPRDPSTNMGPMIAESEAERVEAWVKEAVEQGATVETGGKREGVFYHPTVLTNVHDDMKVCRQEVFGPVVAIAPYETEEEVIAKVNDSEYGLQAGLFTNNLAFAMKAMEEIEVGGLIVNDTSGYRVDHMPYGGVKKSGHGKEGPRYAIEEMTEEKIVVFNL